Proteins found in one Cobetia sp. L2A1 genomic segment:
- a CDS encoding AraC family transcriptional regulator gives MAASEMRLIPLSNLREHHDHSYHQLVIGLDGLAEFEIEGQGGEIRPLTGCIVPADHVHYYAGIGENRQLILDLPDDAPYLTGAHRELKRLFERPRFFTLDTRLRGYLEFMLAEVNDYQQAPGDLLAATFLACLNTRLAEPMSALGGTGRQLDLVALNRYIDANLNQRLTVADLARQSHLSEQHFSERFRVLTGLSPYQYLLRRRLEQSRSLLGTTELSLSQIADRCGFANQSALSHAFRKHLGFPPSVLRKA, from the coding sequence ATGGCCGCCAGTGAGATGCGCCTGATCCCGCTCTCCAATCTGCGAGAGCATCATGATCACAGCTATCATCAGCTTGTCATCGGGCTGGATGGCCTGGCCGAGTTCGAGATAGAAGGCCAGGGCGGAGAGATTCGCCCATTGACCGGCTGTATCGTGCCAGCAGACCATGTGCACTACTACGCTGGCATCGGCGAAAACCGCCAGCTGATACTTGACCTGCCCGATGATGCGCCCTATCTGACCGGTGCTCATCGTGAGCTGAAGCGCCTGTTCGAGCGCCCGCGTTTCTTCACGCTGGATACGCGTCTGCGTGGCTATCTCGAATTCATGCTCGCGGAGGTCAATGACTATCAGCAGGCACCCGGCGACCTGTTGGCTGCGACCTTCCTTGCATGCCTCAATACCCGCCTTGCCGAGCCGATGAGCGCGCTGGGCGGCACCGGACGTCAGCTGGATCTCGTTGCACTGAACCGCTATATCGATGCCAACCTGAATCAGCGGCTGACCGTGGCCGACCTGGCGCGTCAGTCCCATCTGTCTGAGCAGCATTTCAGCGAACGCTTCAGAGTATTGACGGGGCTATCGCCCTATCAATATTTGCTGCGCCGGCGACTGGAGCAGTCACGCAGCCTATTGGGCACGACAGAACTGTCGCTATCGCAGATTGCCGACCGCTGCGGCTTCGCCAACCAGAGCGCGCTCTCGCACGCCTTCCGTAAACATCTAGGCTTCCCGCCGTCCGTCCTGCGAAAAGCCTGA
- a CDS encoding helix-turn-helix domain-containing protein: protein MASQRVEAVERALTLLEAFTPAAPRLTLNELAQASGFYKSTILRLMGSLEYFGYVERDSHGIYSIGVALGRFAQLAPALSVREAQRREWLAALNVASGETASLVLVEHGSLPDARPAEGMTRPRQAMCQFVQLSPAPLRHQLEEGEVLDAALTALLQHCVDSGGIEVGEAEGLTVAALAVSVAQQDDDALAPAEVIVISGPAARLTPHQAHRLLGAWQQNALL from the coding sequence ATGGCGAGCCAACGTGTTGAAGCCGTCGAGCGTGCCCTGACGCTGCTGGAAGCGTTTACGCCGGCTGCGCCGCGTCTCACGCTCAATGAGTTGGCGCAGGCCAGCGGCTTTTACAAGAGTACGATTCTGCGCCTGATGGGTTCGCTTGAGTACTTCGGCTATGTCGAACGCGACAGTCACGGTATCTATTCCATCGGCGTGGCCCTAGGACGGTTTGCACAACTGGCGCCGGCGCTTTCGGTGCGTGAGGCACAGCGGCGTGAATGGTTGGCAGCATTGAATGTTGCCAGTGGTGAGACGGCGAGTCTGGTGTTGGTTGAGCACGGCAGCTTGCCGGATGCCAGGCCTGCTGAGGGCATGACACGGCCACGGCAGGCGATGTGTCAGTTCGTGCAGCTCAGTCCAGCCCCGCTGCGGCATCAGTTGGAGGAAGGTGAGGTGCTGGATGCGGCACTGACCGCATTGCTGCAGCACTGCGTAGATAGTGGCGGGATTGAAGTGGGTGAGGCAGAAGGGCTGACCGTTGCCGCGTTGGCGGTAAGTGTGGCGCAGCAGGATGATGACGCCTTGGCGCCTGCCGAGGTCATCGTGATAAGTGGTCCAGCGGCACGCCTGACACCGCATCAGGCCCATCGGCTATTGGGGGCGTGGCAGCAGAATGCGTTGCTTTAG
- a CDS encoding tripartite tricarboxylate transporter permease has protein sequence MESIGFLMQGFGIALQPENLMFAILGAFLGTLIGALPGLGPANGVAILIPLAFTLGLSPETSLILLTSVYAGAMYGGRISSILLNIPGDEPAMMTCLDGYPMAQQGKAAEAMAISAIASFVGSLIATIGLIIMAPWLASFALTFGPAEYFALFVLAFATLGGITGKNPVKTIMAAAIGLIIATVGIDASTGTQRYTFDILELYEGIDFIIAIVGLFAISELLFFIEENAGEGKPMIAMNKMKLKMKDIVAILPTAFRGGVMGFIAGVLPGAGASLGSFISYTVEKKIIGKKGDFGNGDPRGVAAPEAGNNGAASGALVPMLTLGVPGSGTTAVLLAMLISLNITPGPLMFTQHGDIVWGVIAALLIGNVLLLLMNIPMVGIFVKLLSVPPKFLLPVVTMVAFVGIYSISHSVFDLYFMVAFGAAGYVLRKLEIPLVPVILGMLIGPEMEKNLRHAMQLSDGDWTILIGSPLSITLWCIALAGLVLPVIVGPILRRRMGAAKSTTGV, from the coding sequence ATGGAAAGTATTGGCTTTTTGATGCAGGGCTTCGGTATCGCCCTGCAACCTGAAAACCTGATGTTTGCCATTCTGGGCGCCTTCCTCGGCACCCTGATCGGCGCACTGCCGGGCCTTGGCCCAGCCAATGGCGTGGCGATCCTGATCCCGTTGGCCTTCACGCTGGGCCTGAGCCCGGAAACATCACTGATTCTGCTGACATCGGTGTATGCCGGTGCCATGTACGGCGGCCGAATTTCCTCCATTCTGCTCAACATCCCGGGCGATGAGCCGGCGATGATGACCTGTCTGGATGGCTACCCGATGGCGCAGCAGGGCAAGGCGGCGGAAGCGATGGCCATCTCGGCGATTGCCTCCTTCGTGGGTAGCCTGATTGCCACCATCGGCCTGATCATCATGGCCCCATGGCTGGCCAGCTTCGCGCTGACCTTCGGCCCGGCAGAATACTTCGCGCTGTTCGTGCTGGCGTTCGCAACGCTTGGTGGTATCACCGGCAAGAATCCGGTCAAGACCATCATGGCAGCGGCGATCGGCCTGATCATCGCCACCGTCGGCATCGATGCTTCCACCGGCACTCAGCGTTACACCTTCGATATTCTCGAGCTGTACGAAGGCATCGACTTCATCATTGCCATCGTCGGTCTGTTCGCCATCTCAGAGCTGTTGTTCTTCATCGAAGAGAATGCCGGTGAAGGCAAGCCGATGATCGCGATGAACAAGATGAAGCTGAAGATGAAAGACATCGTCGCCATCCTGCCAACCGCCTTCCGCGGTGGTGTGATGGGCTTCATCGCAGGCGTGCTGCCAGGTGCAGGTGCTTCGCTGGGTAGCTTCATCAGCTACACGGTCGAGAAGAAGATCATCGGCAAGAAAGGCGACTTCGGTAATGGCGATCCACGTGGCGTGGCCGCACCGGAAGCCGGCAACAACGGTGCCGCCTCTGGTGCACTGGTGCCGATGCTGACACTGGGTGTGCCGGGTTCCGGTACCACTGCCGTCCTGTTGGCGATGCTGATCTCTCTGAACATCACTCCAGGCCCGTTGATGTTCACGCAGCACGGCGACATCGTGTGGGGCGTGATCGCGGCACTGTTGATCGGCAACGTACTGCTACTGCTGATGAACATTCCGATGGTCGGTATCTTCGTCAAGCTGCTGTCAGTGCCGCCGAAGTTCCTGCTGCCGGTCGTGACGATGGTTGCCTTCGTTGGCATCTACTCCATCAGCCACTCCGTGTTTGACCTGTACTTCATGGTCGCCTTCGGGGCTGCTGGTTACGTATTGCGCAAGTTGGAGATACCGCTGGTACCGGTCATCCTCGGCATGCTGATCGGGCCGGAGATGGAGAAGAATCTTCGTCATGCCATGCAGCTGTCCGATGGTGACTGGACAATTCTGATCGGTAGCCCGCTGTCCATCACCCTGTGGTGCATCGCACTCGCTGGGCTGGTACTGCCGGTGATCGTCGGGCCTATCCTGCGCCGCCGCATGGGTGCCGCCAAGTCCACCACTGGGGTGTGA
- a CDS encoding tripartite tricarboxylate transporter TctB family protein: protein MNDRIFGLLMLTLAVAYGWGAQQFPEPFGGAESIGPETFPTVLSIVLGLSSLYLMVRPDPSNGWPWNRTGIEMVVAIVVLCLYTALLEPLGFIVTTTFAVGTLCWRMGATPLKAYTTGLIGGIVVFALFNFVLELPLPLGILEMA from the coding sequence ATGAATGACCGCATCTTTGGTCTGTTGATGCTCACCTTGGCCGTCGCGTACGGCTGGGGTGCTCAACAGTTCCCGGAACCCTTCGGTGGGGCTGAGTCCATCGGCCCCGAAACCTTCCCGACGGTATTGTCTATCGTGTTGGGTCTGAGCAGCCTGTACCTGATGGTGCGTCCAGACCCCAGTAATGGCTGGCCCTGGAATCGTACAGGGATCGAGATGGTAGTCGCCATCGTCGTGCTATGCCTGTACACCGCGCTGCTTGAACCGCTGGGCTTTATCGTGACCACCACCTTCGCGGTCGGCACGCTGTGCTGGCGCATGGGCGCGACACCCCTCAAGGCTTACACAACCGGGCTGATTGGCGGCATTGTTGTCTTTGCCCTGTTCAACTTCGTGCTTGAGCTGCCATTGCCGCTGGGCATTCTGGAGATGGCATAA
- a CDS encoding Bug family tripartite tricarboxylate transporter substrate binding protein, whose protein sequence is MTRHLTLKLLTAAVVTAMSAQAFAFEPKGKVDCIAPADPGGGWDFTCRSVGKILSDLHYVPGNVQTINMAGAGGGVAFAHTVSKRAGDEQVLIAASTATTTRLAQGQFPGMNQDQVNWIGALGADYGAIAVGKDSPYNSLTDVMDALKKDPKSVKFAGGSAAGGWDHLKVLIAAKAAGVDNLPKISYLSYNNGGEAITQVVGGHVQAFTGDISEIQGFMESGDLKVLAVLSDERLPGKLADVPTAREQGIDAVAPNWRGFYTPAGISDDAEQYWTTTLDNVYTSDEWQDVMTRSGLMPFHKSGADFDAFVKAQIQDIQTLSKDIGLIR, encoded by the coding sequence ATGACACGTCATCTGACACTCAAACTCCTGACAGCTGCGGTGGTCACCGCCATGTCCGCGCAGGCATTCGCCTTTGAACCGAAAGGCAAGGTTGATTGTATCGCGCCGGCTGATCCGGGCGGCGGCTGGGATTTCACCTGCCGCAGCGTCGGCAAGATCCTGTCTGACCTGCACTATGTGCCGGGCAACGTGCAAACCATCAACATGGCAGGCGCAGGCGGTGGTGTGGCATTCGCACACACTGTCTCCAAGCGTGCTGGCGATGAGCAGGTGCTGATCGCAGCGTCTACCGCGACCACGACTCGACTGGCACAAGGCCAGTTCCCGGGCATGAACCAGGATCAAGTCAACTGGATCGGTGCACTGGGTGCGGATTACGGCGCCATTGCCGTTGGCAAGGACTCACCTTACAACAGCCTGACTGACGTGATGGATGCGCTGAAGAAAGACCCGAAATCGGTCAAGTTCGCCGGCGGTAGCGCAGCCGGTGGCTGGGATCACCTCAAGGTACTGATCGCTGCCAAGGCGGCGGGCGTCGATAATCTGCCCAAGATCTCCTACCTCTCCTACAACAATGGCGGCGAAGCCATCACGCAAGTTGTCGGTGGCCACGTACAGGCGTTCACAGGCGATATCTCCGAGATTCAGGGCTTCATGGAATCCGGTGACTTGAAGGTGCTAGCCGTGCTCTCCGACGAGCGTCTTCCGGGCAAGCTGGCTGACGTTCCGACTGCGCGTGAACAGGGGATCGATGCTGTCGCTCCCAACTGGCGCGGCTTCTACACCCCGGCAGGCATCAGCGATGACGCCGAGCAGTACTGGACCACCACGCTGGATAACGTCTACACCAGCGATGAATGGCAGGACGTGATGACCCGGAGTGGCCTGATGCCGTTCCACAAATCGGGTGCCGATTTTGATGCCTTCGTGAAGGCACAGATTCAGGACATCCAGACGCTTTCCAAGGACATTGGGCTGATTCGCTGA
- a CDS encoding MFS transporter, with protein sequence MNNVLSGVWALLLGIVLIMLGNGMHFTLIGLRGGIEGFSSTELAIVTSGYFMGFLSGARYTPLLIQRVGHVRVFAALGSFMSAALIALPLLAEPWAWTLLRVLVGFCMSGIYVTSESWLNAAATNETRGKVLSAYMMAQTLGIIGAQGLLTLGDAGTSVLFICASILVSISFAPILLSAAAAPVVSVARPMSLSNLFNVSPLGAIGIFLLGGVYAIQSGMGAVFGTQIGLSSTHIALFVAMLFAGALVMQTPIGWLSDRMDRRILICGLSVMGAGSSMMGWMAGDALWPLIAAAFFAGGVTTPLYALLLAYTNDALSAEDMPGASGGLVFAFGLGAILGPLAAGGMMEGVDPYAFWLVIAVTFVAIALYALYQMTQQAMVPVSETDSYLNILPTASPLVVEVAGEWAHEHAEDEHEAREREAEYEGESALEAEREPTLEPELPGAELPATRQ encoded by the coding sequence ATGAACAACGTGTTGTCAGGGGTCTGGGCGCTGTTGCTTGGCATCGTGCTGATCATGCTCGGCAATGGGATGCATTTCACACTGATTGGCCTGCGGGGCGGAATCGAGGGGTTTTCCTCGACCGAACTGGCTATCGTCACCTCCGGCTATTTCATGGGTTTCCTGTCTGGTGCGCGTTACACACCGTTGTTGATCCAGCGGGTCGGGCATGTGCGTGTCTTTGCTGCGCTGGGAAGTTTCATGTCAGCAGCGCTGATTGCCTTGCCGTTACTGGCCGAGCCCTGGGCCTGGACGCTGCTGCGCGTGCTGGTGGGCTTTTGCATGTCTGGCATCTATGTCACTTCTGAGAGTTGGCTGAATGCGGCGGCCACCAATGAGACTCGTGGCAAGGTGCTCTCGGCCTACATGATGGCTCAGACACTCGGCATCATCGGGGCGCAAGGATTGTTGACGTTGGGCGATGCCGGCACCTCGGTACTATTCATTTGTGCCTCAATACTCGTGTCCATCTCATTTGCACCCATTCTCTTGTCGGCCGCCGCCGCGCCCGTCGTTTCGGTGGCGCGTCCCATGTCATTGAGCAATCTGTTCAACGTCTCGCCGTTGGGTGCCATCGGTATCTTTCTTCTGGGCGGTGTCTACGCCATACAATCGGGGATGGGTGCCGTATTTGGCACCCAGATCGGACTGTCGAGCACGCATATCGCGCTGTTTGTCGCCATGCTGTTTGCGGGGGCACTGGTGATGCAGACTCCGATTGGCTGGCTATCTGACCGGATGGACAGGCGCATACTCATCTGCGGGCTGTCCGTCATGGGGGCAGGGTCTAGCATGATGGGGTGGATGGCGGGGGACGCGCTTTGGCCGTTAATTGCTGCTGCCTTCTTTGCGGGAGGGGTGACAACGCCGCTTTATGCCTTGCTCCTCGCCTACACGAACGATGCCTTGTCTGCAGAGGATATGCCCGGTGCGTCAGGTGGCTTGGTGTTTGCTTTCGGGCTTGGGGCGATCCTTGGGCCGCTCGCGGCGGGCGGGATGATGGAGGGGGTTGATCCTTACGCTTTCTGGCTGGTCATTGCGGTAACCTTCGTGGCTATCGCGCTGTATGCGCTCTATCAGATGACGCAACAGGCGATGGTGCCGGTCAGTGAAACCGACAGCTACCTGAATATCCTGCCGACGGCGTCACCCTTGGTGGTGGAGGTCGCGGGTGAGTGGGCCCATGAGCATGCCGAGGATGAGCACGAGGCCCGTGAGCGTGAAGCGGAATACGAAGGCGAGTCAGCTCTTGAGGCAGAGCGTGAACCAACTCTCGAACCAGAACTTCCTGGCGCGGAGCTGCCTGCTACGCGCCAGTAA
- a CDS encoding Bug family tripartite tricarboxylate transporter substrate binding protein — MHFDLRRQCRSTATLLASTALLAVGLNTSALAAEENFTPQGKTDCIAPAKPGGGWDFTCRSVARLLDEQNIIPAGMQTINVPGASGGVAFAHVKSKRHDDNKLIVAASSATTTRLGQHRYQGGKVNDVRWLVTLGADYGVIAVAADSPYQSLTQLLEAMKKDPKSVRFAGGDVAGGFDHLKVLMAARAAGITSLRTLPYLAYDSGSVAITQVMGGHLEAFTGDMSEARGFVESGNLRLLAVFSEERLPGQYSNIPTAREQGIDVVAPNWRGFYLPGGASDAAFDWWETALNKVADSPEWQKTMQDNGLMPFHKSGKVLDTFITQQVSDVEQLSTDLGLL; from the coding sequence ATGCACTTTGATTTACGCCGCCAATGCCGCTCGACTGCCACCTTGCTCGCGAGCACTGCTCTGCTGGCAGTCGGCTTGAATACCTCCGCTCTCGCCGCCGAGGAAAACTTCACTCCACAAGGCAAGACTGACTGTATCGCCCCCGCAAAGCCCGGCGGGGGGTGGGACTTCACCTGCCGCAGCGTCGCGCGCTTGCTGGATGAGCAGAACATCATTCCCGCCGGCATGCAGACCATCAACGTCCCCGGTGCCAGCGGTGGCGTAGCCTTCGCGCATGTAAAATCCAAGCGTCACGATGACAACAAGCTGATTGTCGCGGCATCCAGCGCGACTACCACACGGCTCGGCCAGCATCGTTATCAGGGCGGTAAGGTCAATGACGTGCGTTGGCTGGTCACCCTCGGCGCGGACTATGGCGTGATTGCCGTCGCTGCCGACTCGCCCTATCAGTCACTGACGCAGCTGCTGGAGGCCATGAAGAAAGATCCAAAATCGGTACGCTTTGCCGGAGGCGATGTGGCCGGTGGCTTTGATCACCTCAAGGTGCTGATGGCAGCTCGCGCGGCGGGCATTACCTCTCTGCGCACCCTTCCCTATCTGGCGTATGACTCCGGCTCGGTTGCGATCACCCAGGTCATGGGAGGGCATCTGGAAGCGTTCACCGGTGACATGAGTGAGGCGCGTGGCTTCGTCGAGTCTGGCAACCTGCGCTTGCTTGCCGTCTTCAGTGAGGAGCGCCTGCCAGGCCAATACAGCAATATCCCGACCGCCCGCGAGCAAGGCATTGATGTGGTCGCCCCCAACTGGCGGGGCTTCTATCTGCCGGGTGGCGCATCAGACGCCGCCTTCGATTGGTGGGAAACTGCCCTCAACAAGGTGGCCGATAGCCCTGAATGGCAGAAGACCATGCAGGACAACGGCCTGATGCCGTTCCACAAATCAGGCAAGGTACTAGACACCTTCATTACCCAGCAGGTCAGCGATGTCGAGCAGCTTTCGACAGATCTGGGTCTGCTGTGA
- a CDS encoding adenosine deaminase — protein MTLTPRMHDFLARLPKVELHLHIEGSLTPALMFTLAAEQGIALPYATLDAVEAAYDFADLPAFLALYYQGMGVLNDESHFYRLGQDYFRRASADGVKHLELFFDPQAHLARDVSLDVQFAGLERACREAEREFDITSALVPSFLRCHSAESARELFDALIPFESRFVGVGLDSAEIGNPPEKFTEVFQQAGERGWHRVAHAGEEGPAEYIRTALEVLGVERIDHGVRCLEDAALVAELAKRRIPLTVCPLSNVALKVVDRMQDHPLPALIDAGLNITLNSDDPSYFGGGMLDNFVAVQEALSLSEAQWITLCRNAIDAAFPQRAAGLGMSDARRNMLLAQLDTCAA, from the coding sequence ATGACCCTTACCCCGCGTATGCACGACTTTCTTGCCCGTCTGCCCAAGGTGGAGCTGCACCTGCATATCGAAGGCTCCTTGACACCTGCGCTGATGTTCACGCTAGCGGCTGAGCAGGGCATTGCCTTGCCGTATGCCACATTGGACGCGGTTGAAGCGGCCTACGATTTCGCGGACTTGCCCGCATTTCTCGCCCTCTACTATCAGGGCATGGGCGTGCTGAATGATGAATCGCACTTCTATCGCCTTGGGCAGGATTACTTCCGCCGCGCGAGTGCGGATGGCGTGAAGCACCTGGAGCTGTTCTTTGATCCGCAGGCACACCTGGCCCGCGATGTGAGTCTCGACGTGCAGTTCGCCGGCTTGGAGCGCGCCTGTCGCGAAGCCGAACGCGAGTTCGATATCACCTCGGCCTTGGTGCCGAGTTTCCTGCGCTGTCATTCCGCTGAATCGGCGCGTGAGCTGTTTGACGCCCTGATCCCCTTCGAATCACGCTTCGTAGGTGTCGGCCTTGATAGTGCCGAGATCGGTAATCCGCCGGAGAAATTTACCGAGGTCTTCCAGCAGGCGGGTGAGCGCGGCTGGCATCGTGTCGCCCACGCGGGCGAGGAGGGACCGGCGGAGTACATTCGCACCGCGCTTGAGGTGCTGGGCGTGGAGCGTATCGACCATGGCGTGCGTTGCCTGGAAGATGCCGCCCTGGTCGCGGAGCTGGCCAAACGCCGCATTCCACTGACGGTGTGCCCGCTCTCCAACGTCGCCCTCAAGGTGGTGGATCGCATGCAAGATCATCCACTGCCGGCGCTGATCGACGCTGGCCTCAACATCACCCTGAATTCGGATGACCCGTCCTACTTCGGGGGTGGCATGCTCGATAACTTCGTTGCCGTGCAAGAGGCGCTCTCGCTGAGCGAAGCGCAGTGGATCACGCTATGTCGCAATGCCATCGACGCTGCCTTCCCGCAGCGCGCCGCTGGCCTCGGGATGAGTGATGCGCGCCGCAACATGCTGTTGGCACAACTCGACACCTGTGCGGCATGA
- a CDS encoding HIT family protein yields MIDCIFCQIVSGQVPAHVVAESEYHLAFLSIFPSTRGNTVVIPKQHVTSCVYKQEDEVILELMRFTRKVARQLDAFFDNERTAIIFEGYGVNHLHAKLIPLHGTQPGEWQARHSKMKYYMTEYDGYVVSADGPRESDEKLAELTEKIRRYD; encoded by the coding sequence ATGATTGACTGCATATTCTGTCAGATAGTGTCAGGTCAGGTACCAGCACATGTCGTCGCGGAAAGTGAGTACCACCTCGCCTTCCTCTCCATCTTCCCTTCCACACGCGGCAACACGGTCGTGATACCCAAGCAACATGTCACCAGTTGCGTTTATAAGCAGGAGGACGAGGTGATTCTTGAGCTCATGCGCTTCACGCGCAAGGTCGCCCGCCAGCTCGATGCCTTCTTTGATAACGAGCGCACCGCGATCATCTTCGAGGGTTATGGCGTCAACCACCTGCACGCCAAGCTCATCCCACTGCATGGCACCCAGCCAGGCGAATGGCAGGCCAGACACTCGAAGATGAAGTACTACATGACCGAATATGACGGCTACGTCGTCAGCGCGGATGGCCCGCGCGAGAGTGATGAGAAGTTGGCAGAGCTGACGGAAAAGATCCGCAGGTATGATTAA
- a CDS encoding TRAP transporter substrate-binding protein, translating to MIIAPRLRNWLTGPLLMTGLLAASALQAQSTLSMSSAYGSGTLMGERAKEFSQKVAEQSQGTLAISPRSDIPAESNLQAATNGVIDIAATLSGTLANEIPFFGLSSLPSVAQDLDEAHRLYLTAKPRYRELLKEQNQRLLFALPWPPSGLWSKEPIDDADDMAGLPIRTYDRNTQRVLLNLGANPHILSWAKLSPLLEDGSIHAALTSAMGGVSAELYRYMPNFTTLNYAMPLNIVHMNADSFNALDKQQQTALLSAAEAIEDAGWAATSKILAETHVTLQAEGARLISPAPADLLRDFEKASQHVTDSWKQKVSHQDRALLQQYLDSRPEK from the coding sequence ATGATAATTGCCCCCCGCCTTCGTAACTGGCTGACCGGCCCTTTACTGATGACCGGCCTGCTGGCTGCCAGCGCCCTTCAAGCACAGTCCACGTTGAGCATGAGTAGCGCCTATGGCTCCGGCACGCTAATGGGTGAGCGCGCCAAGGAATTTAGCCAGAAAGTGGCAGAGCAGAGCCAAGGCACACTGGCCATCTCACCGCGTTCCGACATTCCAGCCGAGAGCAACCTGCAGGCCGCCACCAACGGCGTCATCGACATTGCAGCGACGCTCAGTGGAACACTGGCCAACGAGATACCCTTTTTCGGACTTTCTTCACTCCCCTCCGTCGCTCAGGACCTCGATGAAGCTCATCGCCTCTATCTAACGGCCAAACCCCGCTATCGCGAGCTACTCAAGGAGCAAAATCAACGCCTCCTGTTCGCACTGCCCTGGCCTCCCAGCGGTCTGTGGTCAAAAGAGCCCATCGATGATGCCGATGACATGGCCGGCCTTCCGATACGTACCTATGATCGCAACACCCAGCGAGTACTGCTCAATCTAGGGGCAAATCCACACATCCTGAGCTGGGCAAAGCTTTCGCCCTTGCTGGAAGACGGCAGCATTCATGCTGCGCTCACCTCCGCCATGGGCGGAGTCAGTGCAGAGCTTTATCGCTACATGCCCAACTTCACGACGCTCAACTATGCGATGCCGCTCAACATCGTGCACATGAATGCTGACAGCTTCAACGCACTCGACAAGCAACAACAGACCGCACTGCTCAGTGCCGCTGAAGCCATTGAAGACGCTGGCTGGGCGGCCACCAGCAAGATACTGGCGGAGACTCACGTGACCCTGCAAGCCGAAGGCGCTCGCCTCATCTCCCCCGCTCCTGCTGACTTGCTGAGGGATTTCGAGAAGGCGAGTCAACACGTCACGGACAGCTGGAAGCAGAAGGTCTCTCATCAAGATCGCGCGCTGCTTCAGCAATATCTGGATTCACGGCCAGAGAAATAA
- the dctP gene encoding TRAP transporter substrate-binding protein DctP codes for MTYTFSLRLTASLTALILGSLISLPTYSATQLIFSSEYGDTTLIGQRSRQFVERVQALSNGELDIILKSAGTSGLRSANHSRAINNDTIQIANTLAGTLGSDDPTFMLSTLPFVTQNIDEAEQLYRMSRSAYDALFMENDQILLYVAPWPASGVWSRQALRSPEDLQNLLIRTYDRNGQRVFLNTASTPKVMAWNDVLPGLENRSLDAVLTAAEAGLDVGYPTHMKYYTAIHYAMPLNMVHMGRPRFEALEPQQQQAILQAAKEADLDSWDAVRNSVINTYTTLSEQGVTVAAPAPRALKDALVEASESVIASWRLKADTTGRNILDDYLKQR; via the coding sequence ATGACATACACATTCTCCTTACGACTGACTGCCTCATTGACCGCGCTGATACTCGGCAGCCTGATTAGCTTGCCTACCTACTCGGCTACGCAACTGATATTTTCTAGCGAATATGGTGATACCACTCTGATCGGGCAGCGGTCACGTCAGTTTGTCGAGCGCGTGCAAGCGCTAAGCAACGGTGAACTTGACATCATATTGAAAAGCGCAGGTACGTCAGGCCTACGCTCCGCCAACCATTCACGTGCCATCAACAATGACACCATCCAAATCGCCAACACACTGGCTGGCACACTTGGCAGCGACGATCCTACCTTCATGCTCTCGACGCTGCCCTTCGTGACACAGAACATCGACGAAGCGGAGCAGCTCTATCGCATGTCTCGCTCGGCATACGACGCTCTGTTCATGGAGAACGACCAGATCTTGCTCTACGTCGCGCCCTGGCCTGCCAGTGGCGTCTGGTCCCGGCAGGCGCTCCGCAGCCCAGAAGACCTGCAGAATCTCTTAATTCGAACCTATGATCGCAATGGTCAGCGCGTCTTCCTGAATACCGCTTCAACCCCAAAAGTCATGGCCTGGAACGATGTCTTGCCGGGACTCGAAAATCGTAGCCTGGATGCGGTACTGACCGCAGCAGAAGCTGGACTCGACGTCGGTTATCCCACTCACATGAAGTATTACACTGCCATTCACTACGCTATGCCCCTCAACATGGTGCATATGGGGCGCCCGCGCTTTGAAGCACTCGAACCCCAGCAGCAACAGGCCATACTGCAGGCCGCAAAGGAAGCTGATCTGGACAGCTGGGATGCCGTGCGCAATAGCGTTATCAACACCTACACCACACTGTCAGAGCAAGGCGTTACCGTCGCAGCCCCCGCGCCGCGAGCACTGAAAGATGCGCTGGTAGAGGCCAGCGAAAGTGTGATTGCCAGCTGGCGACTCAAGGCTGACACCACCGGCCGCAACATACTCGATGACTACCTGAAACAGCGTTGA